Proteins from a genomic interval of Ramlibacter algicola:
- a CDS encoding homoserine kinase → MAVYTEVPEDDARSLFARLGLGDLVELRGIQGGIENTNYFATTEQDGQRTEWVLTLFERLTAQQLPFYLRLMKHLAQHGIPVPDPQADAAGDLVHLLCGKPAAIVDRLAGRSELQPTAAHCAAVGEMLARMHLAARDFPLTQPNLRALPWWNETVPVVLPFVDEAQAALLRSELAYQNHIAASSAATALPRGAVHADLFRDNVMFQEGALTGLFDFYFAGVDTWLFDLAVCLNDWCIDLATGAHDDVRARALLDAYDRVRPLQAAERRLLPAMLRAGALRFWISRLWDLHLPREASLLQPHDPSHFERVLRHRVEHPVAA, encoded by the coding sequence ATGGCGGTCTACACCGAGGTTCCGGAGGACGACGCACGCAGCCTGTTCGCACGGCTGGGCCTGGGCGACCTCGTCGAGCTGCGCGGCATCCAGGGCGGCATCGAGAACACCAACTACTTCGCCACGACGGAGCAGGACGGCCAGCGCACCGAGTGGGTGCTGACGCTGTTCGAGCGGCTCACCGCGCAGCAGCTGCCGTTCTACCTGCGCCTGATGAAGCACCTGGCGCAGCACGGCATCCCGGTGCCCGACCCGCAGGCCGACGCTGCCGGCGACCTGGTGCACCTGCTGTGCGGCAAGCCCGCGGCCATCGTCGACAGGCTGGCCGGCCGCAGCGAGCTGCAGCCCACCGCCGCCCATTGCGCCGCCGTCGGCGAGATGCTCGCGCGCATGCACCTGGCCGCGCGCGACTTCCCGCTGACGCAGCCCAACCTGCGCGCGCTGCCCTGGTGGAACGAGACCGTGCCCGTGGTGCTGCCCTTCGTCGACGAGGCGCAGGCCGCGCTGTTGCGCAGCGAACTGGCCTACCAGAACCACATTGCGGCCTCGTCCGCGGCCACCGCATTGCCGCGCGGCGCCGTGCACGCGGACCTGTTCCGCGACAACGTGATGTTCCAGGAGGGCGCGCTCACCGGCCTGTTCGACTTCTACTTCGCCGGCGTCGACACCTGGCTGTTCGACCTGGCCGTGTGCCTGAACGACTGGTGCATCGACCTGGCCACGGGCGCGCACGACGACGTGCGTGCTCGCGCGCTGCTGGACGCGTACGACCGCGTGCGTCCGCTGCAGGCCGCCGAGCGGCGCCTGCTGCCGGCGATGCTGCGCGCCGGCGCGCTGCGCTTCTGGATCTCGCGCCTGTGGGACCTGCACCTGCCGCGCGAGGCCTCGCTGCTGCAGCCGCACGACCCTTCGCATTTCGAGCGCGTCCTGCGCCACCGCGTCGAGCACCCGGTCGCCGCCTGA
- a CDS encoding HAD family hydrolase has translation MPLHATLFDLGNVVLHVDWEPALAHWAARSVHPPAEVRRRFVVDEPFRRHETGHLPAAGYFGHLRETLGLQCDDAHVEAGWNAILLHEIAETLDVIDALRARGVPCHALSNTNATHVDAIGRVFPALLPRFDRVFVSHEIGHRKPSPESFRHVLDVLSLAPGEVLFFDDLQDNVDAAKALGIDAVLVRGPADVRAAVLARGLL, from the coding sequence ATGCCCCTCCACGCCACCCTCTTCGACCTCGGCAACGTCGTCCTCCACGTCGACTGGGAACCCGCCCTCGCGCACTGGGCCGCGCGCTCGGTGCATCCCCCAGCCGAGGTGCGCCGACGCTTCGTCGTCGACGAGCCGTTCCGCCGCCACGAGACCGGGCACCTGCCCGCTGCGGGCTACTTCGGGCATCTGCGCGAGACGCTCGGCCTGCAGTGCGACGACGCGCACGTCGAGGCGGGCTGGAACGCGATCCTGCTGCACGAGATCGCGGAGACGCTGGACGTCATCGACGCGCTGCGTGCCCGCGGCGTGCCGTGCCATGCCCTGTCGAACACCAACGCGACGCACGTCGACGCGATCGGCCGCGTGTTCCCGGCGCTGCTGCCGCGCTTCGACCGCGTGTTCGTCTCGCACGAGATCGGCCACCGCAAGCCGTCGCCCGAGAGCTTCCGCCACGTGCTGGACGTGCTCTCGCTGGCGCCGGGCGAGGTGCTGTTCTTCGACGACCTGCAGGACAACGTCGACGCAGCGAAGGCGCTCGGCATCGACGCCGTGCTCGTGCGCGGGCCGGCGGACGTGCGCGCGGCCGTGCTGGCGCGCGGGCTGCTCTAG
- the polA gene encoding DNA polymerase I: MSDNEATGHPKTLLLVDGSSYLYRAFHAMPDLRAVPGDPTSPATGAIRGMINMMQKLRKDVRADYAACVFDAPGKTFRDDLYPDYKANRSPMPPELRTQIEPIHEVVRLLGWKVLNVPGVEADDVIGTLSCMATARGLRTVISSGDKDLSQLVNEHVMVIDTMNDKVRDLAGVEAEFGVPPRLMVDYQALVGDSVDNVPGVDKVGPKTAVKLLTEFGSLDALIERAADVKGAVGENLRKALGWLPTGRELLRIKQDCDLQDHIPGLPELEDIRIGGQDVEKLKVFYEKYGLRGLVKQLEAHDVPPELLEEHRSQKKVGAGPGPGGLFEEPDLSGLSRATNLQYETIIAWEQFDAWLPKLLAADLVALDTETNSLDEMQAEIIGLSFSTEPGVAAYIPLAHSYAGAPDQLPRDEVLARLKPWLEDASRAKLGQHVKYDRHVFANHGIEVRGYVHDTMLQSYVLEVHKPHSLASLAERHLGRSGIDFETIAGKGAHQIPFQQVPIDKAAEYSCEDSDQCLDVHQCLWPKLERDPKLKFIYDLEMKSSETLFRIERHGVLIDAGLLARQSHEMGQRILQLEKEAHDLAGQPFNLGSPKQIGEIFFTKLGLPVVKKTASGAPSTDEEVLEKLAEDYPLPAKILEHRGLSKLKGTYTDKLPQMVHPRTGRVHTHYAQAVAVTGRLSSNDPNLQNIPVKTAEGRRIREAFIAPAGHRIASADYSQIELRIMAHLSEDPALLRAFNEGLDVHRATASEVFGVEPAQVSSEQRRYAKVINFGLIYGMSSFGLARNLGIETKAAAAYIDRYFQRYPGVKQYMDETRASAKERGYVETVFGRRLYLPEINSPNGPRRGGAERQAINAPMQGTAADLIKLSMVRIQDLLDQQGKGTKMIMQVHDELVFEVPEDEVEWVRAEVPRHMAGVAELRVPLLAEIGIGENWEKAH, from the coding sequence ATGAGCGACAACGAAGCGACCGGCCACCCCAAGACGCTGCTGCTGGTGGACGGATCGAGCTACCTGTACCGCGCGTTCCATGCGATGCCCGACCTGCGGGCGGTGCCCGGGGATCCCACGAGCCCGGCCACGGGGGCGATCCGCGGGATGATCAACATGATGCAGAAGCTGCGCAAGGACGTGCGCGCCGACTATGCGGCGTGCGTGTTCGACGCGCCGGGAAAGACCTTCCGCGACGACCTGTACCCGGACTACAAGGCCAACCGCTCGCCGATGCCGCCCGAGCTGCGCACGCAGATCGAGCCGATCCACGAAGTGGTGCGCCTCCTCGGCTGGAAGGTGCTGAACGTGCCCGGCGTGGAAGCCGACGACGTGATCGGCACGCTGTCGTGCATGGCGACCGCGCGCGGACTGCGCACCGTCATCTCGTCGGGCGACAAGGACCTGTCGCAGCTGGTGAACGAGCACGTGATGGTGATCGACACCATGAACGACAAGGTGCGCGACCTGGCTGGCGTCGAGGCCGAGTTCGGCGTGCCGCCGCGGCTGATGGTCGACTACCAGGCGCTGGTGGGCGACAGCGTGGACAACGTGCCGGGCGTCGACAAGGTCGGGCCGAAGACGGCGGTCAAGCTGCTGACCGAATTCGGTTCGCTCGACGCGCTGATCGAACGCGCGGCGGACGTGAAGGGGGCCGTCGGCGAGAACCTGCGCAAGGCGCTCGGCTGGCTGCCCACCGGCCGCGAGCTGCTGCGCATCAAGCAGGACTGCGACCTACAGGACCACATCCCCGGCCTGCCGGAGCTGGAGGACATCCGCATCGGCGGGCAGGACGTCGAGAAGCTCAAGGTCTTCTACGAGAAGTACGGCCTGCGTGGCCTGGTCAAGCAGCTGGAGGCGCACGACGTCCCGCCGGAACTGCTGGAGGAGCACCGCTCGCAGAAGAAGGTCGGCGCGGGGCCCGGCCCCGGCGGCCTGTTCGAGGAGCCGGACCTGTCGGGGCTGTCGCGGGCGACCAACCTCCAGTACGAAACCATCATCGCCTGGGAGCAGTTCGACGCCTGGCTGCCCAAGCTGCTGGCAGCCGACCTGGTGGCGTTGGACACCGAGACCAATTCGCTGGACGAGATGCAGGCCGAGATCATCGGCCTGTCGTTCTCGACCGAGCCCGGCGTGGCCGCGTACATCCCGCTGGCGCACAGCTACGCGGGCGCGCCCGACCAGCTGCCGCGCGACGAGGTGCTCGCGCGCCTGAAGCCCTGGCTGGAAGACGCCTCGCGCGCCAAGCTGGGCCAGCACGTGAAGTACGACCGCCACGTGTTCGCCAACCACGGCATCGAGGTGCGGGGCTACGTGCACGACACCATGCTGCAAAGCTACGTGCTGGAAGTGCACAAGCCGCACTCGCTGGCGTCGCTGGCCGAGCGGCACCTGGGCCGCAGCGGCATCGACTTCGAGACCATCGCCGGCAAGGGCGCGCACCAGATCCCGTTCCAGCAGGTGCCGATCGACAAGGCGGCCGAGTACTCGTGCGAGGACTCCGACCAGTGCCTGGACGTGCACCAGTGCCTGTGGCCGAAGCTGGAACGCGACCCGAAGCTGAAGTTCATCTACGACCTGGAGATGAAGAGCAGCGAGACGCTGTTCCGCATCGAGCGGCACGGCGTGCTGATCGACGCCGGGCTGCTGGCGCGCCAGAGCCACGAGATGGGGCAGCGCATCCTGCAACTGGAAAAGGAAGCGCACGACCTCGCCGGCCAGCCATTCAACCTTGGCAGCCCCAAGCAGATCGGCGAGATCTTCTTCACCAAGCTGGGCCTGCCGGTGGTGAAGAAGACCGCGAGCGGCGCGCCGAGCACGGACGAGGAAGTGCTGGAGAAGCTGGCCGAGGACTACCCGCTGCCCGCGAAGATCCTCGAGCACCGCGGCCTCTCCAAGCTGAAGGGCACGTACACGGACAAGCTGCCGCAGATGGTGCATCCGCGGACCGGGCGAGTGCACACGCACTATGCGCAGGCCGTCGCGGTGACGGGCCGGCTGTCGTCCAACGATCCCAACCTGCAGAACATCCCGGTGAAGACGGCCGAGGGCCGCCGCATCCGCGAGGCCTTCATCGCGCCGGCCGGGCACCGCATCGCCAGCGCCGACTACAGCCAGATCGAGCTGCGCATCATGGCCCACCTGTCGGAGGACCCGGCGCTGCTGCGCGCGTTCAACGAAGGCCTGGACGTGCACCGCGCCACGGCCAGCGAGGTGTTCGGCGTCGAACCTGCCCAGGTGTCGAGCGAGCAGCGCCGCTATGCGAAGGTCATCAACTTCGGCCTGATCTACGGCATGAGCAGCTTCGGGCTGGCGCGCAACCTCGGCATCGAGACCAAGGCCGCGGCCGCGTACATCGACCGCTACTTCCAACGCTATCCCGGCGTCAAGCAGTACATGGACGAGACGCGCGCGTCGGCCAAGGAGCGCGGCTACGTCGAGACCGTGTTCGGCCGCCGGCTGTACCTGCCCGAGATCAACTCGCCCAACGGCCCGCGTCGCGGCGGCGCCGAGCGGCAGGCGATCAACGCACCGATGCAGGGCACCGCCGCCGACCTGATCAAGCTGTCGATGGTTCGCATCCAGGACCTGCTCGACCAGCAGGGCAAGGGCACGAAGATGATCATGCAGGTGCACGACGAACTGGTGTTCGAGGTGCCCGAGGACGAGGTCGAGTGGGTGCGTGCCGAGGTGCCGCGCCACATGGCCGGCGTGGCCGAACTGCGCGTGCCCCTGCTCGCGGAGATCGGGATCGGCGAGAACTGGGAGAAGGCGCACTGA
- a CDS encoding winged helix-turn-helix domain-containing protein → MELNRPEPVHAWRCGDLVIDPHRRAVLRGGHPCPLGARAFDVLVALVERSDRVVGKHELLDLIWPDSVVEENNLQVHISALRKLMGPGAIATVPGRGYRFTAPVQPSHAAGFAWHQRAGSPVLALRPRFCAFVVASLDGFVAREDGGLDWLQEASTRMPPGEDCGYGAFLDGVDMLVMGRRTFERVRSTPPWPYPAKPVHVLSRSLDGVPAGPAGDVTISAEPPGNLAKRLQQQGMGRVSVDGGKTLLAFLREGLLDELVVTTIPVLLGRGRPLFGPVERDTAYTHAGTRTWPFGFVQSTWRRA, encoded by the coding sequence ATGGAGCTGAATCGTCCTGAGCCCGTGCATGCGTGGCGGTGCGGCGACCTCGTGATCGACCCGCACCGGCGCGCGGTGCTCCGCGGCGGCCATCCGTGTCCCCTTGGTGCCCGCGCGTTCGACGTGCTGGTGGCGCTGGTCGAGCGCAGCGACCGCGTCGTCGGCAAGCACGAACTGCTCGACCTGATCTGGCCCGACAGCGTGGTCGAGGAGAACAACCTGCAGGTCCACATCAGTGCGCTGCGCAAGCTGATGGGACCGGGGGCGATCGCCACGGTGCCCGGCCGCGGCTACCGCTTCACCGCACCGGTGCAGCCGTCGCACGCCGCCGGCTTCGCGTGGCACCAGCGTGCCGGGTCGCCGGTGCTGGCGCTGCGCCCCCGCTTCTGCGCGTTCGTCGTCGCCAGCCTCGATGGCTTCGTCGCGCGCGAGGATGGCGGGCTGGACTGGTTGCAGGAGGCCAGCACCCGCATGCCGCCCGGCGAGGATTGCGGCTACGGCGCTTTCCTCGACGGCGTCGACATGCTCGTGATGGGCCGCCGCACGTTCGAGCGCGTGCGCTCGACGCCGCCGTGGCCGTACCCGGCCAAGCCGGTGCATGTCCTCAGTCGCAGCCTGGACGGCGTGCCGGCCGGGCCCGCGGGCGACGTGACGATCAGCGCGGAGCCGCCGGGCAACCTCGCGAAGCGCCTGCAGCAGCAAGGCATGGGGCGGGTGTCGGTCGACGGCGGCAAGACGCTGCTGGCCTTCCTGCGCGAGGGCCTGCTGGACGAACTGGTGGTGACGACGATCCCCGTGCTGCTTGGGCGCGGCCGCCCGCTGTTCGGGCCGGTGGAACGCGACACCGCGTACACGCACGCCGGCACGCGCACCTGGCCGTTCGGGTTCGTGCAGTCGACGTGGCGGCGGGCTTGA
- a CDS encoding twin-arginine translocation signal domain-containing protein, with translation MTQHHLQGRTEAEVLWFQRRGFLQAAAAWTAAGGFGSAFAQRRSNIVELRGDATLNGLPVTRDTVIQTGDELQTGPGSTLVFVIGSAAFQVRQNTRLQVERGNTLNAVSLLRLVTGAVASVWGKGEPRRIVTPTLTAGIRGTGVYTEVFPEQQMRSYFCNCYGVVDMAAGPDRLVSRSTYHQAFWGEVQPRDGRVLTPAKAINHTDEELEALAALVGQRTAWQESGRKGTKDDGGYSR, from the coding sequence ATGACCCAGCACCACCTGCAAGGACGCACCGAAGCGGAAGTCCTCTGGTTCCAGCGCCGCGGCTTCCTGCAAGCCGCCGCCGCCTGGACCGCCGCAGGTGGGTTCGGCAGCGCGTTCGCGCAGCGGCGCAGCAACATCGTTGAATTGCGTGGCGACGCCACGCTCAATGGCCTCCCGGTCACGCGCGACACCGTCATCCAGACCGGCGACGAGCTGCAGACCGGCCCGGGCAGCACGCTGGTGTTCGTCATCGGCAGTGCGGCCTTCCAGGTGCGGCAGAACACGCGGTTGCAGGTCGAGCGCGGCAACACGCTCAACGCCGTGAGCCTGCTGCGGCTGGTGACCGGCGCGGTGGCCAGCGTCTGGGGCAAGGGCGAACCGCGCCGCATCGTCACGCCGACGCTCACCGCGGGCATCCGCGGCACGGGCGTCTACACCGAGGTGTTCCCCGAGCAGCAGATGCGCAGCTACTTCTGCAACTGCTACGGCGTGGTCGACATGGCCGCCGGCCCCGACCGCCTCGTGTCGCGGTCGACCTACCACCAGGCGTTCTGGGGCGAGGTGCAACCCAGGGACGGCCGTGTGCTCACGCCGGCCAAGGCGATCAACCACACCGACGAGGAACTGGAAGCACTCGCGGCGCTGGTGGGCCAACGCACTGCGTGGCAGGAGAGCGGCCGCAAGGGCACGAAGGACGACGGCGGCTACTCGCGCTAG
- a CDS encoding methyltransferase domain-containing protein, which produces MIHRYQYPASFYAYQQVGSSSSASVVVPLALDHLRPASVLDVGCGAGAWVAAWRENGVRDCVGVDGDYVPASQLLFDPGDFRPLDVASPFRLGRQFGLVQCLEVAEHLPPAASGTLVDNLVAHSPMVLFSAAAPGQGGENHINERPAEEWRGLFQSRGYAVFDCLRPWLRDSAATVEPWYRYNLLLFVRHDAIGGLPDAVRAKRVPAGTPLPDVSPLPYRARKRLLSMLSPMLVTRLARAKHALLNGVRAVIQEQHR; this is translated from the coding sequence GTGATACATCGCTACCAATACCCGGCCAGCTTCTACGCCTACCAGCAGGTGGGGTCGTCCTCGTCGGCCTCGGTCGTCGTGCCGCTCGCCCTGGACCACCTGCGACCGGCCAGCGTTCTGGACGTGGGCTGCGGCGCCGGCGCGTGGGTGGCGGCGTGGCGCGAGAATGGCGTGAGGGACTGCGTCGGCGTGGACGGGGACTACGTGCCCGCGAGCCAGCTGCTGTTCGACCCGGGCGACTTCCGTCCGCTGGACGTCGCAAGCCCCTTCCGTCTCGGACGCCAGTTCGGGCTGGTGCAATGCCTGGAAGTCGCCGAGCACTTGCCGCCTGCCGCCAGCGGAACGCTCGTCGACAACCTCGTGGCGCACTCGCCGATGGTCCTGTTCTCAGCGGCCGCGCCGGGACAGGGGGGCGAAAACCACATCAACGAGCGCCCTGCCGAGGAATGGCGCGGCCTGTTCCAGTCTCGCGGCTATGCCGTGTTCGACTGCTTGCGTCCCTGGCTGCGCGACAGCGCCGCGACGGTGGAACCCTGGTACCGCTACAACCTTCTCCTGTTCGTCCGCCATGACGCGATCGGCGGCCTGCCGGATGCGGTGCGGGCGAAGCGTGTGCCCGCCGGGACCCCGCTGCCGGACGTTTCGCCGCTCCCGTACCGCGCCCGCAAACGGCTGCTCTCGATGCTGTCGCCGATGCTCGTGACCCGCCTCGCGCGCGCCAAGCATGCACTGCTGAACGGGGTCCGCGCCGTCATCCAGGAGCAGCACCGATGA
- a CDS encoding BPSS1780 family membrane protein, which produces MKLLVVPPRTGIAWVRLGIQTFARQPLAFSGLFFMYWFSIVLLAMVPVVGLGFALVLVPAGALGFMVATRDAAEGRIALPSRLFAGFRQGRERTRVLLQLGVAHALIILVLVLGVSLLFPMPAQAPEDDPLLLFTPARLVATLVQLPVSILFCYAPALSHWHGVPATKALFFSVVALWRNLGAFVTFGLAWSAVVALAMGVLLVLAKAVGPLGGAFVAGPLLIAVASMMMASTYFTFRDSFTADPAPGTSQPLDGASP; this is translated from the coding sequence ATGAAACTCCTCGTCGTCCCGCCGCGCACCGGCATCGCCTGGGTCCGTCTCGGCATCCAGACCTTCGCGCGCCAGCCGCTCGCGTTCTCGGGCCTGTTCTTCATGTACTGGTTCAGCATCGTCCTGCTGGCCATGGTCCCGGTCGTCGGCCTCGGGTTCGCGCTGGTGCTGGTGCCCGCGGGCGCGCTGGGCTTCATGGTGGCCACGCGTGACGCCGCCGAAGGCCGCATCGCCTTGCCCAGCCGCCTGTTCGCAGGCTTTCGCCAGGGGCGCGAGCGCACGCGCGTGCTGCTGCAACTGGGGGTGGCGCACGCGCTGATCATCCTGGTGCTGGTGCTGGGCGTGTCGCTGCTGTTCCCGATGCCGGCGCAGGCGCCGGAGGACGACCCGCTGCTGCTGTTCACGCCGGCGCGGCTGGTGGCCACGCTGGTGCAGCTGCCTGTCAGCATCCTCTTTTGCTATGCGCCGGCGCTGTCGCACTGGCACGGGGTGCCGGCGACCAAGGCGCTGTTCTTCAGCGTCGTCGCGCTGTGGCGCAACCTGGGCGCCTTCGTCACCTTCGGCCTGGCCTGGTCCGCGGTCGTCGCCCTGGCGATGGGGGTGCTGCTGGTGCTGGCGAAGGCCGTCGGTCCGCTGGGCGGCGCGTTCGTCGCCGGGCCGCTGCTGATCGCCGTCGCGTCGATGATGATGGCGTCGACCTACTTCACCTTCCGCGACAGCTTCACCGCGGACCCAGCCCCAGGGACTTCCCAGCCCCTCGACGGAGCATCGCCATGA
- a CDS encoding EamA family transporter, translating to MKAPMLALAVLGAVLAALGQVSLKWGAAGRSGVADFLNAGILLGLLLYAAGTLSWIRALAEVPLTALYPFTALTYVLVNLLALALLGEQLSPRSAAGTGLVLLGLFLVAA from the coding sequence ATGAAGGCGCCGATGCTCGCGTTGGCGGTGCTCGGGGCCGTGCTGGCAGCACTCGGCCAGGTCAGCCTCAAGTGGGGCGCGGCGGGCCGGAGCGGTGTCGCCGACTTCCTCAATGCCGGCATCCTGCTCGGGCTGTTGCTGTACGCGGCCGGCACGCTGTCCTGGATCCGCGCGTTGGCCGAGGTCCCGCTGACCGCGCTGTACCCGTTCACCGCCCTGACGTACGTCCTGGTCAATCTCCTCGCCTTGGCGCTCCTGGGCGAACAACTGTCCCCCCGCAGTGCAGCCGGCACCGGCCTAGTGCTGCTCGGGCTGTTCCTCGTCGCCGCCTGA
- a CDS encoding glycosyltransferase family 2 protein — MPAASTILSIVVPCFNEQDVLCETCSRLLAVRAALVAKAKISPRSHIVFVDDGSRDSTWQLIEAWVQGGSPVTGVKLSRNCGHQNALLAGMSCSRADAVVTIDADLQDDETAIERMVDAYLQGCEVVYGVRARRDSDSWFKRVTARGFYRLLSALGVPTVFDHADYRLLGRRAIDYLQRFGEINLFLRGVVPLLGLRSCAVHYDRRPRRAGVSKYPLRRMIEFALDGITSFSIAPLRAITVVGMGLSLACVGLAGWALAVRLTLAEAVPGWASTILPIFFLGGVQLFCVGMLGEYIGKIYMESKKRPRYLIETVAKPEGLQRRAGAAKRKSRPHGARPIRIDHRRWLPETVADTLAGPK; from the coding sequence ATGCCAGCAGCATCGACGATCCTGTCGATCGTGGTTCCCTGCTTCAACGAACAGGACGTGCTGTGCGAGACATGCAGCCGCCTCCTCGCCGTGCGAGCCGCGCTGGTCGCCAAGGCGAAGATCTCTCCTCGGAGCCACATCGTGTTTGTCGACGACGGCAGCCGCGATTCCACCTGGCAGCTGATCGAGGCCTGGGTGCAGGGCGGCTCGCCCGTGACCGGCGTGAAGCTGAGCCGCAATTGCGGCCACCAGAACGCGCTGCTGGCGGGAATGTCTTGCTCGCGTGCGGACGCGGTGGTAACCATCGATGCCGACCTGCAGGACGACGAAACCGCGATCGAACGGATGGTCGACGCCTATCTCCAGGGCTGCGAGGTCGTGTACGGCGTGAGGGCGCGGCGTGACAGCGACAGCTGGTTCAAGCGCGTGACGGCCCGCGGGTTCTACCGGCTCCTGTCCGCACTCGGGGTGCCGACCGTCTTCGACCACGCCGATTACCGCCTTCTCGGCCGGCGAGCCATCGACTACCTGCAGCGCTTCGGCGAGATCAACCTGTTCCTGCGAGGCGTGGTTCCCCTCCTGGGCTTGCGCAGCTGCGCCGTGCATTACGACCGGCGCCCGCGCCGGGCCGGGGTGTCCAAGTACCCGCTGCGCCGGATGATCGAGTTCGCGCTGGACGGCATCACGTCCTTCTCGATCGCGCCGTTGCGGGCCATCACCGTGGTGGGCATGGGACTGTCGCTGGCATGCGTCGGGCTGGCGGGCTGGGCATTGGCCGTCCGCCTGACGTTGGCCGAGGCCGTCCCCGGCTGGGCATCCACGATCCTCCCGATCTTCTTCCTGGGCGGCGTGCAACTGTTCTGCGTCGGCATGCTGGGGGAGTACATCGGCAAGATCTACATGGAGAGCAAGAAGCGGCCGCGCTACCTGATCGAGACCGTGGCCAAGCCGGAAGGCTTGCAGCGGCGGGCAGGGGCGGCGAAGCGCAAGTCGCGTCCGCATGGCGCGCGCCCGATCCGCATCGACCACCGGCGATGGCTTCCGGAGACCGTCGCCGACACGCTGGCGGGACCGAAATGA
- a CDS encoding phosphatase PAP2 family protein gives MKRLFAVPGDTVPKSSSAEGRSPGTRELVDAYRCAIGRDAAFHAFVAAYAAAAFLFAGTLGVAQKLAPLTYVRPIAALLPFGLWLIVVLQALRALRSPTPLLDWRNKLLAIFNPEVSAGLLLFGSLSVFIGVFSSVKTMLPDVTPFFADPFLAGVDRALHFGRDPWTLTLAVPMLTNALELLYAVVWGVVLTGSMLAVLLLPQLRQARRQYVWTFLLTWPLLGNVLACALLSAGPTFYQRVTGGHQFASMVDYLQQHSILQKHAREFLWNMYVSGDVVAGAGISAFPSMHVATTTLFLLLATHVSRTWMWVAGTFLLLILVGSVHLGWHYAVDGYFSIAATVLVWWMVGRTLASKS, from the coding sequence ATGAAGCGACTCTTCGCCGTGCCCGGTGACACCGTTCCAAAGTCTTCCTCGGCGGAGGGCAGGTCACCGGGGACGCGAGAATTGGTCGACGCCTACAGATGCGCCATCGGGCGGGACGCCGCATTCCATGCGTTCGTGGCTGCCTATGCCGCGGCTGCGTTCCTGTTCGCCGGCACTCTGGGTGTTGCCCAGAAGCTCGCCCCGCTGACTTATGTGCGGCCGATTGCAGCGCTGCTGCCGTTCGGTCTGTGGTTGATCGTGGTCCTGCAGGCGTTGCGAGCGTTGCGCTCGCCAACACCCTTGCTGGACTGGCGCAACAAGCTCCTGGCCATCTTCAACCCGGAGGTCTCCGCCGGCCTGCTGCTCTTCGGCAGCCTTTCGGTTTTCATCGGTGTCTTCTCCTCGGTGAAGACGATGCTGCCGGATGTCACGCCCTTCTTTGCGGACCCGTTCCTGGCGGGTGTCGACCGTGCCCTGCATTTCGGGCGGGATCCGTGGACGTTGACGCTAGCCGTCCCGATGCTGACGAATGCCCTCGAACTCCTGTATGCAGTCGTGTGGGGGGTGGTCCTCACAGGCTCGATGCTGGCGGTGCTTCTGCTGCCTCAATTGAGGCAGGCCCGCAGGCAGTACGTGTGGACTTTCCTCCTGACCTGGCCATTGCTGGGGAACGTGCTGGCCTGTGCGTTGCTTTCGGCTGGCCCGACCTTCTATCAGCGGGTGACCGGCGGGCACCAGTTCGCGAGCATGGTGGACTATCTCCAGCAGCACTCGATCCTGCAAAAGCATGCCCGCGAGTTCCTGTGGAACATGTACGTGAGCGGCGATGTCGTGGCCGGCGCGGGGATCTCGGCATTCCCTTCGATGCACGTTGCCACGACAACCTTGTTCCTGCTGCTGGCGACCCATGTCAGCCGCACCTGGATGTGGGTGGCGGGAACGTTCCTCCTGCTGATCCTTGTCGGCTCGGTGCACCTGGGCTGGCACTACGCCGTGGACGGCTACTTCTCGATCGCCGCGACGGTCCTGGTCTGGTGGATGGTTGGCCGGACGCTCGCCTCCAAGTCGTGA